The sequence GCTGGAGAGATGGGTAagattttcctctcctttgctgCTTCCTCTGAAGGCTGAACCAGCCTGGTTATCTCAGCCTCTTCTGTACTTTAGGTGCTCAAGCTTCCAAGGGAGAATTCTGACAGAAGATCCCTCTGTACTGGTGAGCCCAaagctgcacacagtgctccagaGACGGTATCAAATGCTGAATGGAGTGGAAGAGGAACCACTTTCCTTGGCCTGCTGGCTACATTTTGCAAATACAGCCCTGTTTGGCTAGAAATACTCTGGATTGCATTTGTACACGTTTAACTATCCTAAGGAAGAGTGCCAAATTGGTTCTTGCAGCTTTTTGAACAGGAGGCAGTACTGCAGGATCCTGATCACTTCATATAATACCCATGCTTCATTCTATCAGATAATTTCCTTCCAATGGGATCTTACCTTGAGCTTCTGCACTGAAGCAAAATCTCGCAGGTTTGTCAGTCCTGCTGCTAATAGGTTGGACTCTAGCATGAAGCAGGAAGCTCTAAAGGAATGTGACTTGGTTTCACAGCTTCATCCTTACTTTGGGCTTTGGAGGTTACAAATGCTATCCTGCAGCAGATGACCTTCTCCCTTGCCAGCCAGGCTCTCGGTCAAGCTCCCATTTCCTCTCTCTGCCACAGTTTTTCCCCTATATTCGTAGTTGTTTCTGTTGACTCTGGAGTCCTTTAATCCAGCTCCTTACTTAATGCAATTGCTTGAAGGTCTGCATCTGGTGAGAATCTGTACGTTGGGTTGCAGTTATACGACAGATGGTTCAATCATGTAacttcttgtttccttctggGTAAAAATTATGCCAAAGCTGCTATTACTGTAGCATACACTACTGTCATGAAGTGTAGCTCGCAATGgagccagctgtgctgggaaaaaTAATCACACTACAATGTCATCTGGCTGGCTGGAGCTGATGAGGCTGAAGTAGTGCTTGCATTTTGGTCTGGACCTGCCCAGAACGTAGCTTTGTGCTGGAGCatctctgtgcccagcagctcGCTGACGGGGTTAGATCGGCACGCACTGCTGGCCGGGTTGTTTGCAGGACTGTGCATGTGTAGTAAGCAACAGTGGAACGTACCTAGCTGAGATGGTGGGCTTTCCCTGTTAGGTGTCTTTCACAGGGCAGTAATAGAGCAGTAAGCATTTTACTTTGGACTGAGCAAGGCGTTTTGAAAAATACTGGGGTTTTCTTGGAGCACCACTGTTTAAATTCCAGATTTTTAATCAAGTTTGATATTTATGCTTTTGATACCTTTTTGATTTACCAACACTGAATTAAACCCTTCAGAAGGTCTGGCTGGTCCTCTCCTCATGTGTCACTTTAAGTTTCAGAGGGAAGTTGTGCCAGGTCTACCCCTTTGCTCTTGAGGTAGAAGAACCCACTGACAATTCATGGGTGGCAGCTAAGGTAGAAActcttaaaatttttttttttccagagaatatTAAATTAGATCTGTGTAAAcataaattttatatttattgatGTGTGTGAGTGTGTAAATATAGATATATGAATGGTCCGTgactatttctttctcttaaatgGTACTTTACACAGGCTTTTATGCAGTATGTTGATAAATTCCCGCACCGGGCACTGATTTGAAAAGAACCATGTATCTATTTCTGTGACAGATGTGGGCAgcctgcagaagcagctttccTTCGGTGATTGCTGTCATCCCTCTTGCAGAGCAGATGAGATGGTGTGGTGCTTGCATCTTCCTTGTGTAGCAGCTCCTGGCTTTGTCATGCTCTCAGCACCCCCAgtctgtgctgcttctctggCAAGAAAATCCCCAAATGGCACTAATGAAAGCTGGAAGGCTTTCTTGTCTCAGATTATCTCTAGATGCGGTATCAGGGAGTTCTTTACGCTTCTGCTGTATAAGTAATGGGACCTCATTGCTAACAGAGGGAACTGATGGAGGGTCTGTGAGGATGCTGTGAGGCTGAGGAACTcctccatctgtctgtctgtcaggCGGGTGAACTATCACTGGGGCACAGAGAAATGgtgagatttttctccttttacaaaACTTCCCTCTCTTTATGGGGTTTGAGGTCTCTGTtcacagagaataaattttcccTGACCTGTCAAAATTCAGTCCTGGTTTAACTCCAGAATGCTAAATTCAGCAACGTGCATTTTGACCTACTCGGGGCTGTGAGAACTATTCTTAAAAGCACGTGATACTGGGCTTCCTAATCTGAAGAGCTCTTACCAAAGCAGCAATTCCTCTGCAAAGACCTGAGCAAATGCTTTGCCTCGGTTTCTGCTTACTGTCTGGCGGCTGGGCTTTGACATTTGAGGCAGAACAGGGTATGAAGGTGTTACAAGGAGGAACCAGAATAGGGGCAGTGAAAGGAaacagctttcctcctcagtagaaagaaagaaagaaagaaagaaagaaaagcccttTGACAACCAGCCGTCCCCTGATATTTCCTATTATTTGATTACTGCTTCGTGTCTGCTGCTGGTTAAGCAACACACCCAGTATCTCATACCTTAGCACCCTTGATCCAAACCATTCACTCTCACTTCTACCCCACTCAATTTCACCGAAAGCAGTCCAAAACAGAGCCTTCTGTAGAGCCAGGGGTTGAGGAGAGATGTCCATTAGCTGAAGTCAAAGGAGGTTTAAATAGAGCAGAAAAAAGTGATGTTTCCTCCTGTTTCCCTGCCTTGCTGCTAAAAGTCTGGTGCAGGAGATGCTGAtgctctgctgggctgtgtgctgctctttGGATGTGGGCAAGCCACTGAGACAGGTTGGTTCTGCAGCAAGGGATTGCTGTAAGCCTAAATTCACTGTATTCCTGCCCCCAAAATGGCCTTAAGGTGGAGAGAATCAGGGTATTGTTCTTTGTAAGAccttttttaatggaaaacaatgtaaaaaaaagtgttcaacTGTAACATTGTGGAAAATGGAATGGTTTTGAAGTACAACAGCCTTACAAGGTGGTAGTCGTGGGTTCCATGTGTGCCATTTGTACCTCAATGGGATGGCCTTGTCCAGACTGCTATCCAAAGGGCTATTTGAAGCTGTCTTAGGATAAATCAAAAGCTGTGTGAGCAGTGGGTGGTAAAGCTGGAAGGCCTGGTCAgattctgtatattttcttttttaaagaaaaagaaaaaaaaaaaaaaaagccagctggAGTCTCCCTCCGTTCCGTGATTGCATTCCCACCAAGTCATTTGGGAAGGCTGCGGTGGGACGAGGACCAGGATACCCCAGTGCTGTGACAGAAGCAGGACTGGCTTTGTTATGAGGAGCCTCACCCCTCTCGTCTGGATTCAGCACTTAAATTAAGGAATCGTGACGGGGGTGAAAGCCATGCTTGCATTTCAGTTCCTGGTTTTGCCCGTACTCTTGCACCTCCAGCAAGAtgctttggattttcttttgttttgtaaaacttTGCTGAtatcaaaagtattttttgtgACTTGTTTTCACaatcagtgctttttaaaaagcaaggtGCGTATCCCCAGGGGAAAAGCTCCGTTTGGGGCAGCGGAGGGGAAGTTCATCACCTTCATCGGGCCGCgatgcagctctgctcctgggagctgctgacATGCATGGGCAGAGTGCAGCTCACATGAAGATCAGCTGCATCCCAGTGGTGCTGACAGCACGACCAGCACCCGAGGAGCAGGGCCTGCATCTCTGCATCGGATGGGATAcagtgggttttgttgttgtttttcaaatatggagccatactttttttttttcaagtgatttGAGATCTGAATGTGATTTCTAATGTACCAagaacattaatattttaaagctataacaaagttttaaatttctactattttttttttcatttattttaactgttctgTTACTTTAATTTGATGTATGTGGATGGGGAGTGTTGCTTCTCCTCTTAGCATTTGTTTCTAtaaccagaaataaaattatatatgaaAGAGAAGATGCCCTGAAATcacttgctgcttttcagcGACAGACCTGCAGGCTTCCAGGGTGGTATTGCAGGGGTTTAGAACCAGGCTGAGCCTTCCACCCGCTCTTGCAACTGATCCTTCTGGACGCAGCACTGTCTCGGCAAGTGGTGGCTGGCTTCAGATGAGATGCAAAACTTTGTGATCACCCAAAGCCAGTGATTTTTGGCGGTGCACTGTTCCACTCTGACTGACCtagaaggcattttttttttctgtggtgaaGTTGGTTGGGTGagtatttttgcctttttttctccctttataTGGAATCAGGAGGTTTGCACACCTAGTTCTGTTTCAGAGTCTGCAGCTACCTATGCATGTGTGTTTGAGACCTGTAACGCTCCCGTGGGGGTTACCAACCACTCCTCAAGCTCTAGCTTTCATTTCATCAGGAAGTGAAACATATTGTCATTTCGAGATACTGCGGAATCTTTGCCCGTGATTTATAACCATTGTTTTGCTGATGTGTATGGTGACAGAAATTACTTCTGTACTCACTGTACCCAAGTTAGGCATTTACTTTTGTCATTCCTCGTTCTCATCAAGGAGATAGAATTTAAATTCTTGGTTTATTTTGACTAATTCTGAGTTCCAAAATTGAATAGGAGTGTTTTCAAAACCACAGCTGACACAAAGGTATCTGGATTCGACTGATGCTTCCACgtttaaaacattatttaaaaaaaaaaaaaaaaaaaagtatgctgCACAGCAAAGATGTTCACCCAGAGCCTTTTCCTGGCATCTCAGGGTTGTGGAGGCATCCCCGTGCCCACCAGGCATGCAGCCAGAGGAGAAGGCACTGGGGAAAAcgagagctctgctgctcctccccgTCTGCTGCCTGCGCTGGTAATAGCTGGGCTCAGGGCTGCTGATGCCTCTGAGGGTAAAAGGGAGCTGACGCTTCGGTGGCTAATTGCTCAGACACGCTGTTAATGAATGCTGAGGAGTCCAgcaggcagagggctgcagcagagccccccAGGCTCTCAGCAGTCAGGGGAGGGTGTGCCAGGGGGAAGCGTGAGTGCCTTCCCACCGCccggcagctgcagccccacctgctgagcagctctttCTGTCGTCCTTTGCCCTTTGCGGAAAGCAGCCCGGGCCGGTGAGGCTCCCTGACCTGCGCTCGTACCACGTGGCGGAGCCTCACTCCCAGGTGCCCAAGAACAGCAGCGTAGTCTCCGACTAATTAATAAAGCGGAATTTGCCATCACTCCTCCTCCCCGTGCTCAGACACCTCGTCTGAGAGGGCGCTTTCTTCCGCACCAACCGCAGCTGAGCCCCCCCCGGAACTTCCCTAGGGCGGAACGTTCGCGCGGGGCCGCCGCGTGCCCCGGGCCCGGCGCAGCGGACCGCTCCCCCCGGGGGGACCGCTTTGGCGGCGGACCTGGGGGCAGCGTACGGGGGCCGCCGGCGACATGGGTACGGCGGCGGCCGAGAGCTTCCTGAAGCAGGCCAGGTagcggggcggcgcggggcggctcGGCCCGGGGTGTGCGAGGGCCGGGTCCCGACGTCCTCTCGCCCCTCGCAGGGAGGTGCAGGAGGACGAGCTGAGCAGGTTCGCCGCCCGCGTCGCCGCGCAGCTGCAAGGCCCGGAGCCGGGCCCCGAGGCCGCGGACTGTCTGCAGCGGCTGCACCTCGTCCTGGCCGCCAGCAAGAGCCCCCGCCAGTGAGTGCCGGCCTGGGTGAAGGCAGAGCGTGCGTTGTTTGACCCGAGAAGATGGGAGGGGAGGGCCGTCGCTTTGAGGGAGCTCTCTGTTTTGTAAACGCTGCGTATGGTGTAAGAGTTAAAGCCCcgtttgttttattttccccgCTGCAGAGGGCCACCGTCCTTTCACAGCGAGTGTAATGAGCACGCTGTCACAAGCTGTGCTAAGGAACAGAATTCGGAAGCGAAGATGATAATTAAGATATTAGGGTCGCTGTGAAGGGAGATGGTCCCAGCCTCATAAATATGCAGGCATTAAGCGTgtggctctgctcctgccttgTGCTGACGCTTTGCTGACCCTCGCAGGCTGGATGCTCAGctggtggagctgctgcaggccGTGCTGTGCTCGCCCAAGTGCCCCGAGCAGATCCAGCTGCTGTGCGCTGCCGTCCTGAGAGAGATGTCGCCCTGCGATGGGCTGCGCCTCTCCTGCCATAGGATTCACGACACAAAGCTCCTGAGCCTGGTGTCCTCCGTCCTTTTGGCACAGGTAAACGGCATCACAAGGTGGATGTGTCTTCCTTTATCAGTatggatttgttttctgattcttCTGCGTTTGCTGAGCTCAAGGAGAGTGAAAGTCAGTTGAAGATATCCAGAAGAAACCAGAGTTATTTCCACATTCACTGAGGGAATGTTATTGGTCTGTTTTGTGTAGGAAAAACTGGCaacttttttaatataaatttggATGGTGATTCAAAGACCTAGATTCTCTGTGGAGAAGAAAACGTGAAaactcacctttttttttttttttttgttccatctGCATTGATTGCACTCTATGAAATAAACTGGAAATTTcaccttgctttttttcttcttctattgCTTCTCTTAATTGTGCCTGCAAAAATAAAACGTTTGTTTTTAATCCACCTGAAGCTTTTCATTCTGAGTTTCACTATATGCTTAGAAATGCCTCCTACGTTTCTGTTTTGCACTTCTACAGTGTAAAAACATACCTcgtgttttaatttttgttagaTTCTAACTAAAACTAGAAAGAGGTTTTCATAACTTTCTATGCTACTGAAACGTAGTACATTTTAGCCATTGCAGAATCACTTCTGTGGCTAGAAGTggtgcagtgagcagcagcccTCCTGTGAATGCAGCTCTACTTCAGTAGagcctttaaaaatgtgttctgtatttgttgctgtttttggaTTGAAatcatctttcttctctttgcctaCCTGCCTGTCCCCCATGGCTCTGCAAAACTGATGTTCTTCTTATAAAGCTTTTGGCTTACCAGAAATCACAGCCTCTGGTGTTGCATTACAAGCTGGAAACCTGTCATTGATTTTAGTCCAGTCAGATTTTCCTCTGAGCAGCAAGAGGAAGCACACTGCTAACGCGCATAAGCAGCACCATCATTTGCAGTAGGCAGCAGCAATGTATCTGTGGGAAAGGGAGAGGTtatctctcctttttccttcactaTAAGGATCCCCAAACCTTAAACTTCCTTTTCAGTAtggtctttcttttctttggtcAATTTATCCATATCTGTTTGCTAGAGAACTTACAGAAAGTAACCAGTCATGGATGAGGTTCCAACACGATGTTTCTCACTGGAAGCTTGCCTGTCATTTCCTAATTGCTTCTAGTTATCAGGTACAAAGCTAACATTAGATGGAGACTGTCAGAAATTAGTATTTGTTTGCTGCCTTCAACAAACAGCTGTCCAGGACcccaagcagcagagaaggcTTAGTTCTTATTGGCATGATGATGTTCAcggagaagaaaaatctctcaaaAGGCTGTGTCCACCtgttattgttaaaaaaatgttttgggcAGAAGGGTTTGTTGGCATCTCAGAACCACAGCTGTAACAGCTTTATCTTCCTCATTGCGTGGATATGGAGTAAGCAGAGAGTCCTCTAACATGTTGCAACAgtccattttctgttcataaaTTTCTAATTTAACAGCTAGCAAGCTGACCACATGGGGAGTAGTTAACGCTCGTACTCGCTGCTCTAGAACTGATGGATCAAAGTAGTGTTTAATTTGAAGACAGCCACTGTAGTTTTTGACTCCCACCTCAGGTGATATTTGTCCACAAACGTGTTGCTCCATTAAAGAGCTCTTCCCTCCTGGGGTCTATGAATTCACGTTGCTGAAGAACTCTGTAAAATATGGTAAAATAGCCTGTGCTGTGAGTTGTTATTATCTTTGACTCTGGTATTGATGCCTGATGGAGGAGTTTTGTATGGTATTGGTCTATAGCACTATTAAGAGATCTATCTGCCTAGCTTCacctctgctttatttttaagggagaagagaaggctgaagtgtCTGCTGTGGGACAGTGTATTGTAAAAGCCCTGGAAGGAAGATTGCCTGAGGGTCAGAGTTCTCGGTACCTTCTTCCCGTCCTGTCAAATGTCATCAGTCTGTCACCAGAAGCTCTAACTGAAGGTAAGTATGTAGGAGACCTGAGATTACCATCCAGCTTTGATCTATATAGTGATCAGAAAGATCTCTGAAGGCtttggatgggagaagggcttGGAAATTGCTCTTAAAAGTGACGTCTCTGCCACAGGGAAAGTGAACTTGGGTGAGGTGCATTCCACCACTTAAAAACTGGACTTGGCCATCGGCTGCTTGCGCTCCTTCCAGGGGACAGAGTCTCTGTTCTGTACAGATTTAACACATACCTTAGCCTAGGTATGGGTCTCTAGATGCAATAGGAGTGTGAAACTGCAGATATTCTGAAGAGCACTGGGCAAACAGAAAGACAGCTGAAGAGCAGTAGCAGTGTGTTGCCGAGGCTGCTTCTCTGCCTGATCTAGCCATGAacttgtgattttctttttgcagagcaGACCAATGTAGTCAGCAAAAAGATGGCTGACTGGCTGAGGTATGCAAGTATTCAGCAAGGAGTCGCTCAGCCCTCTGGAGGCTTCTTCTCCAATCCCAGAACCAGACAGGTCAGTGTTGAATTGCTGTGGTCATCTCACAGGGGTGTTTGCTAGTCAGCAGCCTGCTGCTATGATCAACTTCTGATAAATCTagaagtgctgctgtgcttaGTCACTTTCTTGGGGAGTAAGTAGTCAAGATGCATAGGAAATCAAAGTAAGGATATTTATAGCTTCAAAACTTAGGAGTTCTGCTGTAGAGAAAAAACTTTGACCCACGAAATACTTTTCGGGTGAGAATCTTTAGTTGGCTACGTACCTTGGAGTAAAAGCGTTATGAGTGGGAGGGGAAAAGTTTGAGGCATTTCTGGTGGGGAGAAGGATCCAATGCTGCTGGCTTTTCTGTCTGTAGATAACTGCCCCACTGCAGGCCCTATAGTGCATGTGAGCAAGGACTACTAGTCTGCATGGGCTTAGTGGAGTTTTCCTTGCCTTCTCACCTCACCTGTCTTTGGGGGCCTTACCTGCTGCATCTTTTCTCCCAGCCTGGCCCTGTCACAGAGGTGGACGGTGCCATTGCCACAGACTTCTTCACGGTGCTCTCTCTGGGTCAGTACTACACAGAAGATCAGTGGCTCAACATGCAAGCCTTCTCTATGCTGCAAAAATGGCTGCTGTGCTATGGGGGCAAGGAAATGAGCACACCAAATTCAGGTATGAATCGAAGGGCTACAGACCAGGCTGAGTTTGCACCCCCAAGAGGTAGGTGTGTTCTGAGTTGACGAGGTGGCTGCGCCAGAAATCCAGCAAGCGGCCAGAAGATGGGCAAGAGTCTAGAGCTCTTGGACTAAGACAAAACCTTCTGGCTGATGCTTTCTGGCCCTTTTGCAAGGATTTATTCATTCAGTTTTCCCTGGTTTCAGGCAAGATGCCACGTGTCCCTGAGGAAAAGGGCGTGGGGGGTGGGAGATGGCATTTCCATAGTATTCCTGTAAGGCTGACTTCTTCCCAGCCTCCTTTACTTCACTGTGTGCCTGGGGACAGACAGCTCCCTTGCTGTTGCTCAGCAGCTGGTGGGCTGCAGTGCCTGTGATGTGTGCTGATATGTGACAACCTTTATTCTGTAGGTGACAAATCAGCAATGGACAGGTCTGTGATGCCTGTGGTCTCAGCTACATCCACGTCTAGTCGCCTGCTTCCCCCAAAGGAGCGTCTGCGGGAGAAAGCTTTCGAATACTGCCAGCGCCTTATTGAGCAGAGCAATCGCCGTGAGTCTTGCCATGAGCCCTCCTTGGTAGTGTTCTtgaaaatgcttctgctttgctgctgctttgggctgGGATCTCACTCCCTAGAGTCCACAATGAGGCTGGAGGCACAGgactggctgcagctgctggtgcaaGTCATTGACCAGCCTTAAGCTGGATTGCTGGGAGGGATTTGGAGACAAAACCTTTGTTCTGTCTCCTAACTTTGGTTTGTAGGGATACTGTGTGTGAAGCTTGATTCTTACTAGCCTGGAATTTGGATCAGTATGTGTTCCCACCTGTCCTGAAATCTGGATTAGTGCTCGTACTCACAGCCTAACATTCCTGTTTGGACACCAGATTTAACTTAGACGTCTTTCTCTGGCAGAAGCCCTGAAGAAAGCTGATGGAGACCTGCAGAAAGCTGTACGTACATGGAGGTGGGGCTGAAGCTCTCAGTATTGTGACTTCCTCCCACTCTGATCTGGctctctgctgttctgcagtgtcTCATTGAGGCAGTGACAATCATGGACATCATCTGCAAACAGGACTCCTCCTATGTGTACCGCGCAGCGTCCTTCCTGAAGATCTTGCATGGCAGGATCAGCGGGGACACCACTTACGCCAGGGCATTGCTGCCCATTGCCCAGTTCTTCCTAAATCATGGTAAGTCATCCTCTGCAATCTAGTCCGGCATACTCACAGCACAGCCTTTTGTCCTGGCAGTTTGCTGGCTGCTGGAGTTTATAATTCAGCCTTGGCTGTACTCCAGGATTCATGATCCCACTCCTGGAGAGCCAGAAGCTGGGCTGTCTTGTGTTTTTTAGAAAAACACACCCAGACTTAGGTTTTCCATATCCCTTGGAGCCCTTGTTGACAGGGCTGCTGGGTGAGCCGTGCTCAGGAATGTGCTATCTCTTCCCAGGCGAGATGGCAGCTGTGGACTCTGATGCAATCTACAAACACTTATTCACTGATATCCCAGCTCAGCTCTTCCACAACTCATCACTGGCCTTTGAATTTGTCCTGTTCTGCAAAGACAACAGCCAGCTCTTCACTGAGACCTCCAGCATATTCAGGCAGAGTTTTCCAAATCTCTTCAAGGTACAGCTtgccagagcagcacaggaggcagTTTCTGTGCCTCCAGATCcttatgtttgcttttcagcacaCCCCGCAGCCCACTGTTATGCAtctgtggcagtgctggggagggcaCAGGCAAGAGGGATGGGTAAGAAAGACTGTTAGAAAAGTAAGTGTGAGCCTGAGGTGGAAAGAGGGTTCTGGTGTGATTAGCACTACCAGGAGAGGGGAGTCTGGGTTAGTATTACTGTCAGTGGTTAGTGCAGGGTGCACGGTTAGGACACAGCAGTTTGGTTTTGGAAAACTTGAAACATTTCAACTTGCTCACCACTAAATCAGCTTCTAGATGTGTGTGTTGAGCCTCCCCAGCTCTTGGCTGAACTCTTAGTCTTTGTTTCTACTTTTCAGAAGTgactttcccttccccatcccttttGGTCACAGTGTGAGAATTGTCTTGGCCACGTGGTGGAGTACTGGGGGTAGTGCAGCAGTTTTTACCACTTTCTTGCAGTTTCTGGCATGGAACAGTCCCCCCCTTATCGCTGAGTTTGTGGacattcttccatttctgctgGATGCAGGCACAGCCATTGAGATCTTCCATTTGTTGCTTGACCTACCCTGTctgacagcagctctggatGTCCAGATGAGGTAATGCTAATTTCCCTTCCTCTCACTTGCTCGTCAGGGTTTTGATGTTGACTACACACTTCTCTGAGCTTCAGCTGccctctggctgctgctgtcagagtgAGGGGCTGCAGTCAGGTTAACACAAAGCTGCACAGACATCAGCCCAGCTTTCCTGGTAATGTGGTGTGCACAGAAAGAGAGCTCTTACACTTCAGTACTGGACTGCCTTTGGGGCTCAGGGAGTTGTTGTCATTTCAACATCTGTTTCCAGCTCCAAACTGTTGCCTTGTGCTGTAGTGTTTGCCATCAGCCACTGCCTCGACATAGAGGTATGGacttccctc comes from Numida meleagris isolate 19003 breed g44 Domestic line chromosome 13, NumMel1.0, whole genome shotgun sequence and encodes:
- the AP5Z1 gene encoding AP-5 complex subunit zeta-1 is translated as MGTAAAESFLKQAREVQEDELSRFAARVAAQLQGPEPGPEAADCLQRLHLVLAASKSPRQLDAQLVELLQAVLCSPKCPEQIQLLCAAVLREMSPCDGLRLSCHRIHDTKLLSLVSSVLLAQGEEKAEVSAVGQCIVKALEGRLPEGQSSRYLLPVLSNVISLSPEALTEEQTNVVSKKMADWLRYASIQQGVAQPSGGFFSNPRTRQPGPVTEVDGAIATDFFTVLSLGQYYTEDQWLNMQAFSMLQKWLLCYGGKEMSTPNSGDKSAMDRSVMPVVSATSTSSRLLPPKERLREKAFEYCQRLIEQSNRQALKKADGDLQKACLIEAVTIMDIICKQDSSYVYRAASFLKILHGRISGDTTYARALLPIAQFFLNHGEMAAVDSDAIYKHLFTDIPAQLFHNSSLAFEFVLFCKDNSQLFTETSSIFRQSFPNLFKFLAWNSPPLIAEFVDILPFLLDAGTAIEIFHLLLDLPCLTAALDVQMRSSSLPSSERAACDAAVKPAACLEAFRNPLYRSAFQYLLRVESVSEDSQERLIPLRQLLGSLASSPRVVQCADTVPVLLELFFSVVAEFADASLINQLVVLVLQRSDQLYEIPAFKDDVHRVLSSQLVMLCKLRPALVVELSKEFLEFSGTVSNIQNKEPIFTHVVWAIGEYMSVSYDKRCTVEQINRFFETLEAVLFEVTQVRPQASIPNYAPRAITVLMTALTKLAARSQDLIPRVSLFLSKMRTFVQSPAVTSVYCEEDREEILTRATELMNLLKMPSVAQFVFTPSVDVARTRFQKEVNDTLPSALRIVTRLLEPAPGFVPG